The proteins below come from a single uncultured Carboxylicivirga sp. genomic window:
- the rpsG gene encoding 30S ribosomal protein S7 — translation MRKSKPKKRIILPDPRFNDTQVTQFVNNLMLDGKKSIAFKIFYDAMDRIADKAEKEGKPVLEIFKKALENITPAVEVKSRRVGGATFQVPTEIRPARKMSISMKNLILFARKRSGKSMAEKLSAEIVAAYNMEGAAFKKKEDMHKMAEANRAFAHFRF, via the coding sequence ATGAGAAAAAGTAAACCAAAGAAAAGGATCATTCTTCCTGATCCAAGATTTAACGACACTCAAGTAACACAGTTTGTGAACAACTTGATGTTGGATGGTAAAAAATCAATTGCATTCAAGATTTTCTATGATGCAATGGATCGTATTGCCGACAAAGCTGAAAAAGAAGGTAAGCCTGTATTGGAAATCTTCAAAAAAGCATTAGAAAATATTACTCCAGCTGTGGAGGTGAAAAGTCGTCGTGTTGGTGGAGCTACATTCCAGGTTCCAACGGAGATTCGTCCTGCCCGTAAGATGTCCATCAGCATGAAAAACTTGATTTTATTCGCTCGCAAACGTAGCGGTAAATCAATGGCAGAAAAACTATCTGCTGAAATTGTTGCTGCATATAATATGGAAGGTGCTGCCTTCAAGAAAAAAGAAGACATGCATAAAATGGCGGAAGCTAACCGTGCTTTTGCTCACTTTAGATTTTAA
- the rpsL gene encoding 30S ribosomal protein S12: protein MPTIHQLVRKGRNKQVEKSKSRALDACPQRRGVCVRVYTTTPKKPNSAMRKVARVRLTNGKEVNAYIPGEGHNLQEHSIVLVRGGRVKDLPGVRYHLVRGALDASGVDGRTQRRSKYGTKRPKAAKK, encoded by the coding sequence ATGCCAACAATTCATCAGTTAGTTAGAAAAGGACGAAACAAGCAGGTGGAAAAAAGTAAGTCACGTGCTTTGGATGCATGTCCTCAACGTCGAGGCGTGTGTGTAAGGGTGTATACCACTACACCAAAAAAACCTAACTCAGCAATGAGAAAGGTAGCAAGGGTACGCTTAACCAACGGAAAAGAAGTGAATGCTTATATTCCGGGAGAAGGACACAACTTGCAGGAACACAGTATTGTACTTGTTCGTGGAGGTAGGGTAAAAGACCTTCCAGGGGTACGTTACCACTTGGTTCGCGGTGCACTAGATGCATCAGGAGTTGACGGTCGTACGCAGCGCCGTTCTAAATATGGTACTAAACGACCAAAGGCTGCTAAGAAGTAA
- the fabD gene encoding ACP S-malonyltransferase produces MKAFVFPGQGAQYVGMGKDLYDNSPEAKDLFEKANEILGFRITDLMFEGTDEDLKQTKVTQPAIFLHSVILAKTLGETFKPEMTAGHSLGEFSALVAAGAMNFEDGLKLVSQRAMAMQKACEAEPSTMAAIVGLEDGVVEEACESIEDVVVAANYNCPGQLVISGSIAGVDKACDILKEKGAKRALKLPVGGAFHSPLMEPARTELAAAIEATDFSEPICPVYQNVNAQAVTDPAVIKENLVAQLTAPVKWTQTVQNMIADGVSSFTEVGPGKVLQGLVKKVDRQMETTGFSNYQG; encoded by the coding sequence ATGAAAGCATTTGTATTTCCTGGCCAGGGAGCCCAATACGTTGGTATGGGTAAAGATTTGTACGACAATTCTCCTGAAGCCAAAGATTTATTTGAAAAGGCTAACGAAATTTTAGGGTTTCGCATAACCGACTTAATGTTTGAAGGTACTGATGAGGACTTGAAACAAACTAAAGTGACTCAACCAGCCATTTTTTTACATTCTGTAATATTAGCTAAAACTCTTGGCGAAACATTTAAACCTGAAATGACAGCAGGTCACTCTTTAGGTGAATTTTCGGCATTAGTTGCAGCAGGCGCAATGAATTTCGAAGACGGATTAAAATTGGTTTCGCAACGTGCTATGGCTATGCAAAAAGCCTGCGAAGCAGAACCTTCAACAATGGCAGCCATCGTGGGATTGGAAGACGGAGTGGTAGAAGAAGCTTGCGAAAGCATCGAAGATGTTGTAGTAGCAGCTAATTACAACTGCCCTGGTCAATTAGTAATTTCGGGATCAATTGCCGGAGTAGACAAAGCATGTGATATTTTAAAAGAAAAAGGTGCTAAACGTGCATTGAAATTACCTGTTGGAGGTGCTTTTCACTCTCCATTAATGGAACCTGCACGTACCGAATTAGCTGCAGCTATTGAAGCAACTGATTTTAGCGAGCCTATCTGTCCTGTTTACCAGAACGTAAATGCACAGGCAGTAACTGATCCTGCAGTTATTAAAGAGAACTTAGTAGCTCAATTAACTGCACCTGTTAAATGGACTCAGACTGTTCAGAACATGATTGCTGATGGAGTATCATCTTTCACTGAAGTTGGTCCGGGTAAAGTTCTTCAAGGATTGGTTAAAAAAGTTGACCGCCAAATGGAAACTACTGGTTTTAGTAATTACCAAGGATAA